One part of the Haliotis asinina isolate JCU_RB_2024 chromosome 2, JCU_Hal_asi_v2, whole genome shotgun sequence genome encodes these proteins:
- the LOC137274195 gene encoding serine/threonine-protein phosphatase with EF-hands 1-like, producing MGCASSNTASRKEMTKSEKAIKAAILIQKWYRQYTARLEARRRCTWNIFQNIEYYGEQNQLKLYNFFNSMLSEFDGKDTIQPKILHAFSPTHHPTIYDTTAEEDDELHELTNPDTIAIEPNYNGPHLSFPLTSIQVKGLIKAFKTKQQLHVKYLLMLLHEARRILKKRGNINYATTSISKQITVCGDLHGKLDDLYMIFHKNGLPSVDNPYVFNGDFVDRGPTSVEVATILFASFVVYPNEVYLNRGNHEDHIMNMRYGFIKEVMRKYKHHADKAIKMFEEIFSWLPLATVIDDKVLVVHGGISEQVNLEALDHIDRHKFVSVLRPPGPTDLHSVDSMSLELKELEEWKQVLDLLWSDPRPLPGCLPNTFRGGGCYFGPDTTRNVLEKHNLKMLIRSHECKIEGFEYMHDGRVLTIFSASNYYDIGSNKGAYVKLLGDNLQCHISQYISTASTGLRKITFTQRISSLEASALHDLREKILALKSDLMEQFQKHDIKVTGKITMCDWCSSMEEVVEVDVPWRMLKPKMVKSDQDGMVLYKSMFEELQVQHRYSNHNSPTLTEMLYRHKDSLETIFRMFDRDNSGYISMEEFEEACSILTRHTSMQLQPQHIADIAKSLDLNGDGKIDFNEFLEAFRIVDAQGKEKNTIRRPSLNGDEISEELLRDQDEISLVSKTDSQMNLRVTRKTDSQITLNSAMGIKRLSR from the exons TTGTATAACTTCTTCAACAGCATGCTGTCAGAGTTTGACGGGAAAGACACTATTCAGCCAAAGATATTACATGCCTTCAGTCCTACCCATCATCCTACTATATATG ACACAACTGCTGAGGAGGATGATGAGCTGCATGAGCTGACCAACCCTGACACTATTGCCATCGAGCCCAATTACAATGGTCCTCATTTGTCATTTCCACTCACAAGTATCCAGGTTAAAGGACTGATAAAGGCCTTCAAGACCAAACAG CAACTCCACGTCAAATACCTGCTGATGTTGTTACATGAGGCCAGACGTATCCTCAAGAAGAGAGGGAACATCAACTATGCAACCACATCTATTTCCAAGCAGATCACAGTGTGTGGTGATCTTCATGGCAAGTTGGATGATCTATACATGATCTTCCATAAG AATGGCCTGCCATCAGTGGACAATCCATATGTGTTTAATGGGGATTTTGTTGACCGAGGCCCCACATCAGTCGAAGTTGCAACAATTCTTTTTGCAAGTTTTGTCGTGTACCCCAACGAGGTGTATTTGAACAGAGGCAATCATGAAGACCACATCATGAACATGAG ATACGGTTTTATTAAAGAAGTCATGAGAAAATACAAA CACCATGCAGACAAAGCAATAAAAATGTTTGAAGAGATCTTCAGCTGGTTGCCATTAGCAACAGTGATTGACGATAAAGTTTTGGTAGTGCATGGTGGGATATCCGAACAAGTCAACTTGGAAGCTCTTGACCATATCGACAGACACAAG TTTGTGTCTGTGCTGCGGCCACCCGGTCCTACCGACCTCCACAGTGTGGACAGCATGTCCCTGGAGCTGAAGGAACTGGAGGAGTGGAAACAG GTCTTAGACCTCTTGTGGAGTGACCCCCGCCCTCTCCCAGGCTGCCTACCCAACACATTCCGAGGTGGGGGATGCTACTTTGGACCAGACACTACACGCAATGTGTTGGAAAAACACAACCTAAAGATGCTCATACGAAGTCATGAATGCAAGATTGAAGGCTTTGAGTATATGCATGATGGAAGG GTGCTGACAATATTCTCTGCTTCCAACTACTACGACATCGGCAGCAACAAAGGAGCATATGTGAAGCTTCTGGGTGACAATCTCCAGTGTCACATCAGCCAGTACATCAGCACAGCCTCAACTGGACTACGCAAGATCACATTCACTCAGAG GATCAGCTCACTGGAGGCATCAGCCCTACACGACCTGAGGGAGAAGATCCTGGCCCTCAAATCAGACCTGATGGAGCAGTTCCAGAAGCATGACATAAAGGTCACAG GTAAGATAACCATGTGCGACTGGTGTTCGTctatggaggaggtggtggaggTAGATGTCCCATGGCGGATGCTCAAGCCCAAGATGGTGAAGTCTGACCAGGATGGCATGGTGTTGTATAAGTCTATGTTTGAGGAGCTTCAAGTGCAACACCGATACAGTAAT CACAACAGTCCGACCTTGACTGAGATGTTGTATCGCCACAAGGACAGCCTGGAGACCATCTTCCGCATGTTTGATCGAGACAACTCAGGCTACATCTCCATGGAGGAGTTTGAGGAGGCATGCAGCATCCTCACCCGACACACCAGTATGCAGCTCCAGCCTCAACATATTGCAGACATTGCCAAAAGTCTCGACCTTAACGGAGATGGAAAAATAGACTTTAACGAGTTTCTAGAAGCATTTCGAATTGTTGATGCTCAAGGAAAAGAGAAAAATACGATTCGACGGCCAAGTTTAAATGGTGATGAAATCAGCGAAGAGCTCTTGCGTGACCAGGATGAAATAAGCTTGGTCAGTAAAACAGACTCCCAGATGAACCTGAGAGTGACGAGGAAAACTGACTCTCAGATAACCCTGAATAGTGCCATGGGAATCAAACGGCTGTCTAGATAG